From the Gouania willdenowi chromosome 19, fGouWil2.1, whole genome shotgun sequence genome, one window contains:
- the LOC114481245 gene encoding sphingomyelin synthase-related protein 1 isoform X1 → MLGLGRPWAAEVWRCPQIEPHVSILLRRMCSLMGTVFMLRCITMFVTSLSVPGQHLQCSGKIYGDMWAKVRRAVAIWSGFGMSLTGVHTCGDYMFSGHTVVLTMLNFFVTEYTPRSWNFIHTLSWVLNLFGIFFILAAHEHYSIDVFIAFYITTRLFLYYHTLANTRAYQQRRRARIWFPMFSFFECNVNNPVPNEYCWPFSRPAVMRRLIG, encoded by the exons ATGCTGGGGTTAGGACGGCCATGGGCTGCTGAGGTGTGGAGGTGTCCCCAGATTGAACCccatgt GTCGATTCTGCTGCGACGCATGTGCAGCCTTATGGGAACGGTGTTTATGCTCCGCTGCATCACCATGTTCGTCACGTCGCTCTCTGTGCCAGGGCAGCATCTGCAGTGCTCAGGAAAG ATATACGGGGACATGTGGGCCAAAGTACGGCGAGCTGTGGCCATTTGGAGCGGGTTTGGGATGTCCCTAACAGGAGTGCACACGTGTGGAGACTACATGTTCAGCGGCCACACCGTTGTCCTCACTATGCTCAACTTTTTTGTCACAGAGT ACACTCCACGGAGCTGGAACTTTATTCACACCCTGTCCTGGGTCCTGAACCTTTTCGGCATTTTTTTCATCCTTGCAGCACACGAACACTATTCCATCGACGTGTTCATAGCCTTCTACATCACTACCAGACTCTTTTTGTACTACCACACCCTGGCAAACACCCGAGCCTACCAACAGAGGCGACGGGCGCGCATCTGGTTCCCCATGTTCTCCTTTTTTGAGTGCAACGTCAATAATCCAGTGCCCAACGAGTACTGCTGGCCCTTCTCTAGACCTGCTGTGATGAGGAGGCTCATCGGGTGA
- the LOC114481245 gene encoding sphingomyelin synthase-related protein 1 isoform X2 — translation MCESILLRRMCSLMGTVFMLRCITMFVTSLSVPGQHLQCSGKIYGDMWAKVRRAVAIWSGFGMSLTGVHTCGDYMFSGHTVVLTMLNFFVTEYTPRSWNFIHTLSWVLNLFGIFFILAAHEHYSIDVFIAFYITTRLFLYYHTLANTRAYQQRRRARIWFPMFSFFECNVNNPVPNEYCWPFSRPAVMRRLIG, via the exons atgtgtga GTCGATTCTGCTGCGACGCATGTGCAGCCTTATGGGAACGGTGTTTATGCTCCGCTGCATCACCATGTTCGTCACGTCGCTCTCTGTGCCAGGGCAGCATCTGCAGTGCTCAGGAAAG ATATACGGGGACATGTGGGCCAAAGTACGGCGAGCTGTGGCCATTTGGAGCGGGTTTGGGATGTCCCTAACAGGAGTGCACACGTGTGGAGACTACATGTTCAGCGGCCACACCGTTGTCCTCACTATGCTCAACTTTTTTGTCACAGAGT ACACTCCACGGAGCTGGAACTTTATTCACACCCTGTCCTGGGTCCTGAACCTTTTCGGCATTTTTTTCATCCTTGCAGCACACGAACACTATTCCATCGACGTGTTCATAGCCTTCTACATCACTACCAGACTCTTTTTGTACTACCACACCCTGGCAAACACCCGAGCCTACCAACAGAGGCGACGGGCGCGCATCTGGTTCCCCATGTTCTCCTTTTTTGAGTGCAACGTCAATAATCCAGTGCCCAACGAGTACTGCTGGCCCTTCTCTAGACCTGCTGTGATGAGGAGGCTCATCGGGTGA